A single window of Rhodoligotrophos appendicifer DNA harbors:
- a CDS encoding RluA family pseudouridine synthase, with amino-acid sequence MRDDVGDCMVMETHFHDLRRIVVDTAETGERLDRMLVAHCGDLSRSRLKALIEAGRVTADGRKIGEARYRVKSGETIVLDLPPPEPAEPEGENIPLAVIYEDEQIIVIDKPAGLVVHPGAGHWTGTLVNALIAHCGESLSGIGGVKRPGIVHRLDKDTSGLLVVAKTDAAHAALSAQFAAHGRDGRLIRKYAAIVWGVTDRMRGTVRTQLGRMDANRQKIGVLRTGGRVAITHYETIARGSDDIASLIQCSLETGRTHQIRVHMAHIGHPLLGDEAYGKGFASRASRLSAPAREALAGLARQALHAETLGFHHPTRGDKLEFNSPFPEDFRALAQSLHLIHGTDPNQTPLRR; translated from the coding sequence ATGCGAGATGATGTCGGCGACTGCATGGTCATGGAAACACACTTTCACGATTTACGACGCATCGTCGTCGACACTGCCGAGACGGGGGAAAGGCTCGACCGGATGCTCGTCGCCCATTGCGGCGACCTCAGCCGATCGCGGCTCAAAGCCTTGATCGAAGCCGGCAGGGTTACCGCTGACGGCCGCAAAATAGGCGAGGCCCGCTACCGGGTCAAATCCGGCGAGACCATCGTCCTCGACCTGCCTCCTCCGGAACCCGCAGAACCCGAGGGAGAGAACATCCCCCTGGCGGTGATCTATGAGGACGAGCAGATCATCGTCATCGACAAGCCGGCTGGCCTGGTCGTCCATCCAGGCGCCGGGCACTGGACGGGAACGCTCGTGAACGCCCTCATCGCCCATTGCGGAGAGAGCCTTTCCGGCATTGGAGGCGTCAAGCGTCCCGGCATCGTTCATCGGTTGGACAAGGACACCAGCGGGCTTCTCGTGGTCGCCAAGACGGATGCCGCCCATGCCGCGCTTTCAGCTCAGTTCGCCGCCCATGGGCGGGACGGCCGCCTCATCCGCAAATATGCAGCGATCGTCTGGGGCGTCACCGACAGGATGCGTGGCACAGTCCGCACGCAGCTCGGGAGGATGGATGCCAACCGGCAAAAAATCGGCGTCCTGCGGACGGGCGGCCGGGTTGCCATCACACATTACGAAACAATCGCTCGAGGCAGCGACGATATTGCTTCGCTCATCCAATGCAGCCTCGAAACCGGCCGAACCCACCAAATTCGCGTCCACATGGCCCATATCGGCCATCCTCTGCTGGGGGATGAGGCTTATGGAAAGGGCTTTGCGTCCCGGGCCAGCCGCTTGTCAGCCCCTGCCCGAGAGGCACTGGCAGGGCTCGCCCGGCAGGCGCTCCACGCAGAGACGCTTGGATTCCACCATCCGACGCGTGGCGACAAGCTGGAATTCAACAGCCCGTTTCCGGAAGACTTCAGAGCTTTGGCCCAATCATTACATTTAATTCACGGAACTGATCCAAACCAGACCCCGTTGCGTAGATAG
- a CDS encoding GNAT family N-acetyltransferase/peptidase C39 family protein, translated as MGMMSAMASQARDTRPAVLRSGVAADIPSLVAIENAAFETDRISPRSFKELLRSDSAATRVAEIDGQTAGYAVVLFRRGTSVARLYSIAVAEWARGRHVGEQLMAAVEASAVGRDALFMRLEVRPDNHAAIALYQRLGYRAFGRFLDYYGDHSDALRFEKSLLSHAPQIARQVPYYPQSTEFTCGPAAMMMAMAGAGAPGTFTRRVEINLWREATTIFMTSGLGGCEPLGMAVALARRGLKTAVFVSKTGPLFLDSVRTPWKQEVMTAVQEEFLEQAQALQVPIHRYPLSLQELRTALKRGATAIVLVSAYRMYHERYPHWILAYDCDEHFVFAHDPWVDPDSYEIAVSKAAVAIPVDEFDRMSAYGKPRLRAAVIVEPFERR; from the coding sequence ATGGGCATGATGTCGGCCATGGCCTCGCAGGCGCGGGACACTCGTCCCGCCGTGCTGAGATCCGGCGTGGCTGCCGATATCCCCAGCTTGGTCGCCATTGAAAATGCCGCCTTCGAAACCGACCGGATCAGCCCGCGCAGCTTCAAGGAATTGCTGAGGTCCGATTCCGCGGCGACCCGTGTGGCGGAGATCGATGGGCAGACGGCGGGATACGCGGTGGTCCTTTTCCGTCGCGGCACGTCGGTCGCGCGCCTCTATTCCATCGCGGTCGCCGAATGGGCTCGCGGCCGACATGTGGGTGAACAGCTGATGGCCGCCGTCGAAGCGTCCGCCGTCGGGCGCGATGCCCTGTTCATGCGCCTCGAGGTGCGGCCCGACAATCATGCTGCGATCGCCTTGTATCAGCGGTTGGGTTACCGCGCCTTCGGTCGTTTTCTCGACTATTATGGCGACCACTCCGACGCGTTGCGGTTCGAGAAATCGCTGTTGTCGCATGCGCCGCAGATCGCGCGTCAGGTGCCCTATTATCCGCAGAGCACCGAGTTCACATGCGGCCCTGCCGCCATGATGATGGCGATGGCAGGGGCCGGTGCGCCCGGCACCTTTACCCGGCGCGTCGAGATCAATCTTTGGCGAGAAGCCACGACCATCTTCATGACTTCGGGCCTCGGCGGCTGCGAGCCCCTGGGAATGGCCGTGGCGCTTGCGAGGCGTGGACTCAAAACGGCCGTTTTCGTAAGCAAGACAGGACCTCTGTTCCTGGACAGCGTCCGGACGCCTTGGAAGCAAGAGGTCATGACCGCGGTTCAGGAAGAGTTCCTCGAACAGGCGCAGGCGCTGCAGGTGCCGATCCACCGCTATCCATTGTCGCTCCAGGAGCTCCGGACCGCCCTCAAACGCGGGGCCACCGCGATCGTGCTCGTCAGTGCCTATCGCATGTATCACGAGCGCTATCCCCACTGGATCCTCGCCTATGATTGCGACGAGCATTTCGTGTTCGCGCATGATCCATGGGTCGACCCCGACTCCTATGAAATTGCCGTCAGCAAGGCGGCCGTCGCCATCCCGGTGGATGAGTTTGACCGCATGAGCGCGTATGGAAAGCCGCGCCTCAGAGCGGCCGTGATCGTGGAGCCCTTCGAGCGCAGATGA
- the rpoH gene encoding RNA polymerase sigma factor RpoH: MSKQMLPTLTSDGGLSRYLQEIRKFPMLHPDQEFMLAKSWREHADSGAAHKLVTSHLRLVAKIAMGYRGYGLPISEIVSEGNVGLMQAVKRFDPDKGFRLATYAMWWIRASIQEFILRSWSLVKMGTTASQKKLFFNLRKVKGQIQALEEGDLRPDQVTEIATRLGVPEEDVISMNRRLSGDASLNAPLRAESEGEWQDWLVDDQDNQETRLADMEEMSVRHGLLTNAIGKLNERERRIFEARRLAEDPLTLEDLSKEFGVSRERIRQIEVRAFEKVQKAVKSDAIRALTSSGEAHAALA, from the coding sequence ATGAGCAAGCAAATGCTTCCGACTTTGACCAGCGACGGGGGACTGTCGCGGTATCTCCAGGAGATCCGCAAATTCCCGATGCTGCATCCGGATCAAGAATTCATGCTCGCCAAGAGCTGGCGCGAACACGCCGACAGCGGCGCCGCGCATAAGCTGGTGACGAGCCATCTCCGCCTCGTGGCAAAGATCGCCATGGGCTATCGCGGCTACGGATTGCCGATCTCCGAGATCGTCTCGGAAGGCAATGTCGGGCTCATGCAGGCGGTGAAGCGGTTCGATCCGGATAAGGGCTTCCGCCTGGCCACCTACGCCATGTGGTGGATCCGCGCCTCGATACAAGAGTTCATCTTGCGGTCGTGGAGCCTCGTGAAGATGGGGACCACGGCAAGCCAGAAGAAGCTGTTCTTCAACCTGCGCAAGGTCAAGGGTCAGATTCAGGCCCTCGAAGAAGGCGATCTGCGGCCGGATCAGGTGACTGAGATCGCGACCCGTCTCGGCGTGCCCGAGGAGGATGTGATCTCGATGAACCGGCGGTTGTCGGGCGATGCCTCGCTGAACGCTCCGCTGAGAGCCGAATCCGAAGGTGAATGGCAGGATTGGCTGGTCGACGACCAGGACAATCAGGAGACCCGGCTGGCCGACATGGAGGAGATGTCGGTTCGCCACGGGCTTCTCACCAATGCGATCGGCAAGCTCAACGAGCGCGAGCGGCGGATCTTCGAGGCCCGTCGCCTGGCAGAGGACCCGCTGACCCTGGAGGATCTGTCGAAAGAGTTCGGCGTCTCACGCGAGCGAATCCGGCAGATCGAGGTGCGAGCCTTCGAGAAGGTGCAGAAGGCGGTGAAGAGCGATGCCATTCGGGCCCTCACCTCCTCAGGAGAGGCGCACGCGGCGCTGGCGTAA
- a CDS encoding tyrosine-type recombinase/integrase, with protein sequence MIRLKYIHKFRDRHNEMRYYFRRNGIRTPLPGLPGSKEFMDAYAVALKDQPAPKVDPRPVVRPGTFSALAIRYFGSPQYRNLAVSSRINYKRVIDSFLVEHGHRLVSEMSREHVDIIVGKLASKPGAGIVLLKRLRTLVRYAVSLGWIGKDPTAGATSYRSTEIHTWSEEQIAHYERYWAIGTRERLAFALLLYTGQRGSDTHRMTWSDIAGDTIRVSQQKTGEKLEIPLHPELQIELGLAKRRHVTVLATEYGKPFTVKGFGNMISDAIREAGLPLQCRAHGLRKAAARRLAEAGCSANQIASITGHKTLAEVERYTRAADQKRLARQAIEKQTGTPSGKPTLAGVANHAGEGRK encoded by the coding sequence GTGATCAGGCTAAAGTACATCCACAAGTTCAGGGACCGGCACAATGAGATGCGGTACTACTTCCGCCGCAATGGCATCCGCACGCCACTTCCTGGCCTTCCCGGCTCGAAAGAGTTCATGGATGCTTACGCAGTCGCCCTAAAAGATCAGCCCGCTCCCAAGGTAGATCCTAGGCCCGTGGTGCGCCCAGGCACTTTCTCTGCCCTGGCCATCCGCTACTTCGGCTCACCGCAATACCGCAATTTGGCGGTCAGCAGCCGCATAAACTACAAGCGCGTCATAGATAGCTTTCTCGTCGAGCACGGCCACAGGCTTGTCTCCGAGATGTCGCGCGAGCATGTCGACATCATTGTAGGGAAGCTTGCATCCAAGCCAGGGGCTGGAATAGTCCTGCTGAAGCGACTGCGGACGCTTGTCAGGTACGCGGTATCTCTCGGATGGATCGGCAAGGATCCGACAGCGGGCGCCACCAGCTATAGATCAACAGAAATTCACACATGGTCCGAGGAACAGATAGCCCACTATGAGCGATATTGGGCGATTGGAACCAGAGAGCGCCTGGCATTCGCACTCCTGCTTTACACCGGTCAGCGCGGCTCCGACACACACCGCATGACCTGGTCGGATATCGCCGGCGACACTATACGCGTCTCCCAACAGAAGACGGGGGAGAAGCTGGAAATCCCCCTACATCCCGAGCTGCAGATTGAGCTCGGCCTGGCTAAGCGCAGGCATGTGACCGTCCTTGCTACAGAGTACGGCAAGCCATTCACCGTAAAGGGTTTCGGAAACATGATCTCCGATGCCATTCGGGAAGCCGGTCTGCCACTTCAATGCCGCGCACATGGGCTTCGAAAGGCTGCCGCGAGACGGCTGGCTGAGGCGGGATGCTCCGCCAATCAGATTGCTTCCATAACCGGCCACAAGACCCTTGCTGAGGTCGAGCGCTACACCAGAGCAGCGGACCAAAAACGCCTCGCACGGCAGGCGATCGAGAAGCAAACAGGAACACCTAGTGGCAAACCCACTTTGGCAGGAGTGGCAAACCACGCTGGAGAGGGTCGGAAATGA
- a CDS encoding group III truncated hemoglobin, with product MMSRPAAQLPPPVDERPVVHPDVDRDFIGRLVRDFYGRVRRDQRLGPIFAAVVEDNWEPHLEKMTDFWCSVILKDGSYSGRPVPAHLKLNQVREEDFEIWLRYFRATAEETCPPGVAATFINRAERIARSLILAMFFRLERPARDGSQEVACA from the coding sequence ATGATGAGCCGGCCTGCCGCCCAACTCCCGCCACCAGTGGATGAACGCCCGGTCGTTCATCCGGACGTTGATCGCGACTTCATCGGCCGCCTAGTGCGCGACTTCTACGGACGGGTGCGCCGTGACCAGCGGCTCGGGCCGATCTTCGCCGCGGTCGTCGAGGACAATTGGGAGCCGCATCTTGAGAAGATGACGGACTTCTGGTGCTCTGTGATCCTGAAGGACGGCTCCTACAGCGGCCGGCCCGTGCCCGCCCACCTGAAACTGAACCAGGTGCGCGAGGAGGATTTCGAGATCTGGCTTCGCTACTTCCGCGCAACCGCTGAGGAAACCTGTCCTCCCGGGGTAGCTGCTACCTTCATCAACCGGGCCGAGCGAATTGCCAGGAGCCTCATCCTGGCGATGTTCTTCAGGCTCGAACGCCCGGCGCGGGATGGATCGCAGGAGGTGGCATGCGCCTGA
- a CDS encoding helix-turn-helix transcriptional regulator — protein MISNLIDVGDKRMALKAADLRASTLPRRGLHRTEAAVYVGLSPSKFDELVADGRMPKAKRIDSRNVWDLRALDMYFDALPDENVANTWEDVA, from the coding sequence ATGATCAGCAATTTGATCGATGTGGGTGATAAGAGGATGGCACTTAAGGCCGCCGACCTCCGAGCGTCAACGCTGCCGCGCCGCGGACTGCACAGGACGGAGGCGGCTGTCTATGTCGGCTTGAGCCCATCGAAGTTTGATGAGCTGGTGGCCGATGGTCGGATGCCAAAAGCCAAGCGGATCGACAGCCGCAATGTCTGGGATCTCAGAGCCCTGGACATGTACTTCGATGCGCTGCCTGATGAGAACGTCGCCAACACGTGGGAGGACGTGGCGTGA
- a CDS encoding Rrf2 family transcriptional regulator yields the protein MRLTYHTDYALRVLIYLAVNTGKATRVSDVSDSYDISRNHLLKVVLRLGRLGYLTTVRGRSGGIALARKPEEINLGDVVRQIEDDFGLVECMRFEGGTCAISPDCRLKRVVRKAVEAFLSVFDDYSLADIAGNREALAELLGLMGKTSEQA from the coding sequence ATGCGCCTGACGTACCATACCGACTATGCGCTGCGCGTGCTCATCTACCTGGCGGTCAACACAGGGAAGGCGACGCGTGTGTCGGATGTCTCTGACAGCTACGACATCTCGCGCAACCATCTTCTCAAGGTGGTCCTGCGCCTCGGACGTCTCGGTTACCTGACGACCGTGCGCGGGCGTTCCGGTGGGATCGCGCTTGCAAGGAAGCCGGAGGAGATCAACCTCGGGGATGTCGTGCGGCAGATCGAGGACGATTTCGGGCTGGTTGAGTGCATGCGCTTCGAGGGCGGTACCTGCGCGATATCTCCCGACTGCCGGCTGAAGAGGGTTGTCAGGAAAGCGGTCGAGGCATTCTTGTCCGTCTTCGACGACTATTCGCTGGCGGACATCGCCGGGAACAGGGAAGCTCTGGCAGAGCTGCTTGGCCTCATGGGCAAGACTTCCGAGCAAGCGTGA
- a CDS encoding S24 family peptidase, whose translation MIENDRIRDWLKGQLAKRGRGAKAALATHLGVRPDAITRMLNPGGKETRLIKAHELSRIAEFFGTPFPEQSQRSLASNATLPPSYRPFPDRALPVFGQAEGGIDGRFVLNGQRVSSVFCPPVLADVEGAYAVYVHGDSMAPKFEAGETVWLHPYMPVKKGDYVVVQLTIEGDELLHGYVKQFITRNSKHLVLRQLNPPEGEEEIFQLPASQVFSIHKIVFSQLL comes from the coding sequence ATGATTGAAAATGATCGGATACGTGATTGGCTTAAAGGCCAGTTGGCAAAGCGAGGCCGCGGAGCAAAGGCGGCTCTCGCAACACATTTGGGAGTGCGGCCAGATGCCATAACGAGAATGCTCAATCCCGGCGGAAAGGAAACGCGCCTCATAAAGGCGCATGAACTCTCGCGAATTGCCGAGTTTTTTGGAACACCTTTTCCGGAGCAATCTCAACGATCGCTGGCGTCCAACGCCACACTACCTCCCAGCTATCGCCCGTTCCCCGATCGGGCCCTACCAGTCTTTGGGCAGGCAGAAGGCGGCATTGACGGCCGCTTCGTGCTGAACGGTCAGCGGGTCTCTAGCGTTTTTTGTCCACCTGTTCTTGCCGATGTGGAAGGCGCCTATGCCGTGTATGTGCACGGTGACTCTATGGCGCCAAAATTCGAAGCGGGGGAGACCGTTTGGCTTCACCCTTACATGCCCGTGAAGAAGGGCGATTATGTCGTTGTCCAGCTGACGATCGAAGGAGACGAGCTGCTGCATGGATATGTCAAGCAGTTCATCACGAGAAATTCAAAACACTTGGTGCTACGGCAACTCAATCCGCCGGAAGGTGAGGAGGAAATTTTCCAATTACCCGCAAGCCAAGTCTTTTCTATTCACAAAATCGTCTTTTCGCAGCTGCTTTAA